One region of Streptomyces leeuwenhoekii genomic DNA includes:
- a CDS encoding MFS transporter, protein MTETITAHGVRSGGPAAPPVLGGLGLFTVLLGAALPLVDFFIVNVALPAIGTALSASEAVLELVVAGYGVSYAVLLVLGGRLGDLFGRRRLFLGGMAAFGLTSLACGLAPDAWTLVAARVAQGASSAAMLPQVLATIQATTSGPRRARAMGLYGATAGLAMVAGQILGGVLVAADLAGTGWRSVFLVNVPVVLVGLVAAARAVPETRSPRPEPVDGPGTVLLAAALLTLLVPLTEGRAAGWPLWTWLSLAAFCPIAVAFYAVERAADRKGRTPLVPPSLFALPSFRRGLLLIVPFSAGFSGFMFVIAVALQRGAGLGPVAAGLALAPLAVVFFAFSLAGPRLVARYGTRVVPAGAVLQGSGLVLIALAAWRSWPDLGVVALLPGGALAGAGQALQLPVVFRVVLSEVPPARAGVGGGVMTTVQQASLALGVATLGSLFLSLTPGLGMRDALLTALATQLAAVTLTFLLSLRLPRTVS, encoded by the coding sequence GTGACCGAAACCATCACTGCACACGGCGTCCGCTCCGGCGGCCCGGCCGCGCCTCCGGTCCTCGGCGGCCTCGGCCTGTTCACGGTTCTGCTCGGCGCGGCCCTGCCCCTCGTCGACTTCTTCATCGTCAATGTCGCCCTGCCCGCCATCGGCACCGCCCTCTCGGCGAGCGAGGCGGTCCTGGAACTCGTGGTCGCCGGGTACGGGGTGTCGTACGCCGTCCTGCTCGTCCTCGGCGGACGGCTCGGCGACCTGTTCGGCCGGCGGCGGCTCTTCCTGGGCGGCATGGCGGCCTTCGGGCTGACCTCGCTGGCGTGCGGACTGGCGCCCGACGCCTGGACGCTGGTCGCGGCACGCGTCGCACAGGGCGCGTCGTCCGCCGCGATGCTGCCGCAGGTCCTCGCCACCATCCAGGCGACCACGTCCGGCCCCCGGCGCGCGAGGGCCATGGGCCTGTACGGGGCGACGGCCGGCCTGGCGATGGTGGCCGGGCAGATCCTGGGGGGCGTACTGGTGGCCGCGGACCTCGCGGGCACCGGCTGGCGCTCCGTCTTCCTGGTGAACGTGCCGGTGGTGCTGGTGGGCCTGGTGGCCGCCGCCCGCGCGGTGCCGGAGACCCGCTCACCGCGCCCGGAGCCGGTCGACGGCCCCGGCACGGTGCTGCTGGCCGCCGCGCTGCTGACGCTGCTGGTGCCGCTGACCGAGGGCCGGGCGGCGGGCTGGCCGCTGTGGACGTGGCTGTCCCTGGCCGCGTTCTGCCCGATCGCGGTGGCGTTCTACGCCGTGGAGCGGGCGGCGGACCGCAAGGGCCGTACGCCGCTGGTGCCGCCCAGCCTGTTCGCGTTGCCGTCCTTCCGGCGCGGCCTGCTGCTGATCGTGCCGTTCTCGGCCGGCTTCAGCGGGTTCATGTTCGTGATCGCGGTGGCGTTGCAGCGGGGCGCGGGCCTCGGCCCGGTCGCCGCGGGGCTGGCGCTGGCCCCGCTGGCGGTGGTGTTCTTCGCCTTCTCCCTGGCGGGCCCCCGGCTGGTCGCCCGGTACGGGACCCGCGTGGTGCCGGCGGGCGCGGTGCTCCAGGGGTCGGGCCTGGTCCTCATCGCCCTGGCCGCCTGGCGTTCCTGGCCGGACCTCGGCGTCGTCGCGCTGCTGCCGGGCGGGGCGCTCGCGGGCGCCGGCCAGGCGCTCCAGCTCCCGGTGGTCTTCCGGGTCGTCCTGTCGGAGGTGCCGCCCGCCCGCGCGGGCGTCGGCGGCGGCGTCATGACCACCGTCCAGCAGGCGTCCCTGGCCCTGGGCGTGGCCACCCTCGGCAGCCTGTTCCTCTCCCTGACCCCCGGCCTCGGCATGCGCGACGCCCTCCTGACGGCCCTCGCCACCCAACTCGCCGCGGTGACCCTGACCTTCCTCCTCAGCCTGCGCCTGCCCCGCACGGTGTCCTGA
- a CDS encoding helix-turn-helix transcriptional regulator — MTTMVHETAAGGARRTPSAVRRHELAAFLRSRRERISPERVGLPRGPRRRTPGLRREEVAQLSAVGVTWYTWLEQARDIHVSVQVLDALARALLLDATERAHLFQLAGAVDPAPGTDCPALTPALRAVLEQLEPYPACLQNSRYDILAYNRTYGLLLCDLDAVPPEDRNCMILSYTHEEWRSSIVHLEEVQRLMAARFRAAMAGHLGEPAWKALLGRLREQSPEFRAAWERHEVVAHRGKRKEFRNRYVGRLTVDHTDLWLGPETGPRMVTYVPADDVSRERLEKLHTIALERGTSPG; from the coding sequence ATGACGACCATGGTTCACGAGACGGCGGCGGGCGGGGCGCGGCGGACGCCCTCGGCGGTGCGGCGGCACGAGCTCGCCGCCTTCCTGCGCAGCCGCCGCGAGCGCATCTCGCCCGAGCGGGTGGGACTGCCCCGCGGGCCGCGGCGCCGTACCCCGGGCCTGCGGCGCGAGGAGGTCGCCCAGCTCTCCGCGGTCGGCGTCACCTGGTACACCTGGCTGGAGCAGGCCCGCGACATCCATGTCTCCGTGCAGGTCCTCGACGCCCTCGCCCGCGCCCTGCTGCTCGACGCCACCGAGCGGGCCCACCTCTTCCAACTGGCCGGGGCCGTCGACCCCGCGCCCGGCACCGACTGCCCGGCGCTCACCCCGGCGCTGCGGGCCGTGCTGGAGCAACTGGAGCCCTACCCGGCGTGCCTGCAGAACAGCCGGTACGACATCCTCGCCTACAACCGCACCTACGGGCTGCTGCTGTGCGACCTGGACGCGGTGCCGCCCGAGGACCGCAACTGCATGATCCTCTCCTACACCCACGAGGAGTGGCGCTCGTCGATCGTGCACCTGGAGGAGGTGCAGCGGCTGATGGCCGCCCGCTTCCGCGCCGCCATGGCCGGTCACCTGGGCGAACCCGCCTGGAAGGCGCTGCTCGGGCGGCTGCGCGAGCAGTCGCCCGAGTTCCGCGCGGCCTGGGAGCGGCACGAGGTCGTCGCCCACCGGGGCAAGCGCAAGGAGTTCCGCAACCGGTACGTCGGGCGCCTCACGGTCGACCACACCGACCTGTGGCTCGGCCCGGAGACCGGCCCGCGCATGGTGACGTACGTACCGGCCGACGACGTCTCGCGGGAACGGCTGGAGAAATTGCACACGATTGCGCTGGAACGGGGCACATCGCCGGGATGA